One stretch of Macaca nemestrina isolate mMacNem1 chromosome 17, mMacNem.hap1, whole genome shotgun sequence DNA includes these proteins:
- the LOC105473767 gene encoding chromodomain-helicase-DNA-binding protein 3 isoform X3 codes for MPRRGLVAGPDLEYFQRRYFTPAEVAQHNRPEDLWVSYLGRVYDLTSLAQEYKGNLLLKPIVEVAGQDISHWFDPKTKDIRKHIDPLTGCLRYCTPRGRFVHVPPQLPCSDWANDFGKPWWQGSYYEVGRLSAKTRSIRIINTLTSQEHTLEVGVLESIWEILHRYLPYNAHAASYTWKYEGKNLNMDFTLEENGIRDEEEEFDYLNMDDKDDIRLLPSALGVKKRKRGPKKQKENKPGKPRKRKKRDSEEEFGSERDEYREKSESGGSEYGTGPGRKRRRKHREKKEKKTKRRKKGEGDGGQKQVEQKSSATLLLTWGLEDVEHVFSEEDYHTLTNYKAFSQFMRPLIAKKNPKIPMSKMMTILGAKWREFSANNPFKGSAAAVAAAAAAAAAAVAEQVSAAVSSATPIAPSGPPALPPPPAADIQPPPIRRAKTKEGKGPGHKRRSKSPRVPDGRKKLRGKKMAPLKIKLGLLGGKRKKGGSSDEGPEPEAEESDLDSGSVHSASGRPDGPVRTKKLKRGRPGRKKKKVLGCPAVAGEEEVDGYETDHQDYCEVCQQGGEIILCDTCPRAYHLVCLDPELDRAPEGKWSCPHCEKEGVQWEAKEEEEEYEEEGEEEGEKEEEDDHMEYCRVCKDGGELLCCDACISSYHIHCLNPPLPDIPNGEWLCPRCTCPVLKGRVQKILHWRWGEPPVAVPAPQQADGNPDVPAPRPLQGRSEREFFVKWVGLSYWHCSWAKELQLEIFHLVMYRNYQRKNDMDEPPPLDYGSGEDDGKSDKRKVKDPHYAEMEEKYYRFGIKPEWMTVHRIINHSVDKKGNYHYLVKWRDLPYDQSTWEEDEMNIPEYEEHKQSYWRHRELIMGEDPAQPRKYKKKKKELQGDGPPSSPTNDPTVKYETQPRFITATGGTLHMYQLEGLNWLRFSWAQGTDTILADEMGLGKTIQTIVFLYSLYKEGHTKGPFLVSAPLSTIINWEREFQMWAPKFYVVTYTGDKDSRAIIRENEFSFEDNAIKGGKKAFKMKREAQVKFHVLLTSYELITIDQAALGSIRWACLVVDEAHRLKNNQSKFFRVLNGYKIDHKLLLTGTPLQNNLEELFHLLNFLTPERFNNLEGFLEEFADISKEDQIKKLHDLLGPHMLRRLKADVFKNMPAKTELIVRVELSPMQKKYYKYILTRNFEALNSRGGGNQVSLLNIMMDLKKCCNHPYLFPVAAMESPKLPSGAYEGGALIKSSGKLMLLQKMLRKLKEQGHRVLIFSQMTKMLDLLEDFLDYEGYKYERIDGGITGALRQEAIDRFNAPGAQQFCFLLSTRAGGLGINLATADTVIIFDSDWNPHNDIQAFSRAHRIGQANKVMIYRFVTRASVEERITQVAKRKMMLTHLVVRPGLGSKAGSMSKQELDDILKFGTEELFKDENEGENKEEDSSVIHYDNEAIARLLDRNQDATEDTDVQNMNEYLSSFKVAQYVVREEDKIEEIEREIIKQEENVDPDYWEKLLRHHYEQQQEDLARNLGKGKRVRKQVNYNDAAQEDQDNQSEYSVGSEEEDEDFDERPEGRRQSKRQLRNEKDKPLPPLLARVGGNIEVLGFNTRQRKAFLNAVMRWGMPPQDAFTTQWLVRDLRGKTEKEFKAYVSLFMRHLCEPGADGSETFADGVPREGLSRQQVLTRIGVMSLVKKKVQEFEHINGRWSMPELMPDPSADSKRSSRASSPTKTSPTTPEASATNSPCTSKPATPAPSEKGEGIRTPLEKEEAENQEEKPEKNSRIGEKMDTEVDAPSPAPSLGERLEPRKIPLEDEVPGVPGEMELEPGYRGDREKSATESTPGERGEEKPMDGQEHRERPEGEAGDLGKRAEDVKGDQELRPGPRDEPRSNGRREEKTEKPRFMFNIADGGFTELHTLWQNEERAAISSGKLNEIWHRRHDYWLLAGIVLHGYARWQDIQNDAQFAIINEPFKTEANKGNFLEMKNKFLARRFKLLEQALVIEEQLRRAAYLNLSQEPAHPAMALHARFAEAECLAESHQHLSKESLAGNKPANAVLHKGKGRGGPARGRAHNAASEPAGGVAERHEGGRDPPASHAIPNTPHRSPPSDVRAQHPQPAGQQGHGASPHTGLPPGSLRYTSGVRGGLQRRTRRGPGRRRRQLQPDACRVLHHSRHQRPSSAGEEGEGNGGGVGVRRAGSEGAPSRGGDLYRRLTGSQACPSPRPRPRGRPPAQALGPAASPPPSPPLGPSLG; via the exons ATAAGGATGACATTCGGCTGCTGCCTTCAGCATTGGGTGTGAAGAAGAGAAAACGAGGACCCAAGAAACAGAAGGAGAACAAGCCAGGAAAACCCCGAAAACGCAAGAAGCGT gaCAGTGAGGAGGAATTTGGTTCTGAGCGAGATGAGTACCGGGAGAAGTCAGAGAGTGGGGGGAGTGAATATGGAACCGGACCAGGTCGGAAACGAAGAAGGAAGCACcgagaaaaaaaggagaagaagacaAAGCGGCGGAAAAAGGGGGAGGGAGATGGGGGGCAAAAG CAAGTGGAACAGAAGTCATCAGCAACTCTGCTTCTGACCTGGGGCCTGGAGGATGTGGAGCATGTGTTCTCTGAGGAGGATTACCACACACTCACCAACTACAAAGCCTTCAGCCAGTTCATGAG GCCCCTGATTGCTAAGAAGAATCCTAAGATCCCAATGTCTAAGATGATGACCATCCTTGGGGCCAAATGGAGAGAGTTCAGCGCCAACAACCCCTTCAAGGGGTCAGCAGCTGCTGTGGCGgcggcagcggcagcagcagcagcagctgtagCTGAGCAGGTGTCAGCTGCTGTCTCATCGGCCACCCCCATAGCACCCTCCGGACCCCCTGCCCTTCCACCACCCCCTGCTGCTGATATCCAGCCCCCACCCATCCGAAGAGCCAAAACCAAAGAGGGCAAAG GTCCAGGCCATAAGAGACGGAGTAAGAGCCCCCGAGTGCCTGATGGACGCAAGAAGCTTCGGGGAAAGAAAATGGCACCGCTCAAAATAAAACTAGGGCTGCTGGGtggcaagaggaagaaaggaggctCG AGTGACGAAGGTCCTGAACCAGAGGCTGAGGAGTCAGACCTGGACAGTGGCAGTGTCCACAGTGCCTCAGGCCGGCCTGATGGCCCTGTCCGCACCAAGAAACTAAAGAGAGGCCGgccaggaaggaagaagaagaagg TCCTGGGCTGTCCTGCAGTGGccggggaggaggaggttgaTGGCTACGAGACGGATCACCAGGATTACTGTGAGGTGTGCCAGCAGGGTGGGGAAATTATTCTGTGTGACACCTGCCCTCGTGCCTACCACCTCGTCTGCCTTGATCCTGAGCTTGACCGGGCTCCCGAGGGCAAATGGAGCTGCCCTCACTGT GAGAAGGAGGGGGTCCAGtgggaggccaaagaggaagaggaggaatacgaagaggagggagaggaggaaggggagaaggaggaggaggatgatcACATGGAGTACTGCCGCGTGTGCAAGGACGGCGGGGAGCTGCTGTGCTGTGACGCGTGCATCTCTTCCTACCACATTCATTGTCTAAACCCTCCCCTGCCTGACATTCCCAATGGTGAATGGCTGTGTCCCCGATGCACA TGCCCTGTGCTGAAGGGTCGAGTGCAGAAGATCCTGCATTGGCGGTGGGGGGAGCCGCCTGTAGCAGTGCCAGCCCCTCAACAGGCAGACGGGAATCCAGATGTCCCAGCCCCGCGTCCTCTTCAAGGCAGATCAGAGCGAGAGTTCTTTGTCAAGTGGGTGGGACTATCCTACTGGCACTGCTCCTGGGCCAAGGAGCTTCAG CTGGAAATCTTCCATTTGGTTATGTACCGAAACTACCAGCGGAAGAATGACATGGATGAGCCCCCGCCCCTGGACTATGGCTCCGGCGAGGATGATGGGAAGAGTGACAAGCGTAAAGTGAAAGACCCACACTATGCTGAGATGGAGGAGAAGTACTATCGTTTTGGCATCAAGCCAGAGTGGATGACTGTCCACCGTATCATCAACCACAG TGTGGATAAAAAGGGGAATTACCACTATCTAGTAAAATGGAGGGACTTGCCATATGACCAGTCCACGTGGGAGGAAGATGAAATGAATATCCCTGAATATGAAGAACATAAGCAAAGCTACTGGAGACACCG AGAACTAATTATGGGGGAAGACCCTGCCCAGCCCCGGAagtataagaagaagaagaaggagctACAGGGTGATGGGCCTCCCAGTTCTCCCACTAATGAT CCTACCGTGAAATATGAGACTCAGCCACGGTTTATCACAGCCACTGGAGGCACCCTGCACATGTACCAGCTGGAAGGGCTGAACTGGCTGCGCTTCTCCTGGGCCCAGGGCACTGATACCATTCTAGCTGATGAGATGGGGCTGGGCAAGACCATACAAACTATTGTCTTCCTCTACTCACTCTATAAGGAG GGCCACACAAAAGGTCCCTTCCTGGTGAGTGCCCCACTCTCTACCATCATTAACTGGGAGCGGGAGTTCCAGATGTGGGCACCCAAATTCTATGTGGTGACATACACGGGTGACAAGGATAGCCGGGCCATCATTCGTGAGAATGAATTCTCCTTTGAGGACAATGCCATCAAAGGGGGCAAGAAAGCTTTTAAGATGAAG AGGGAGGCACAGGTGAAGTTCCACGTTCTCCTGACATCATATGAGCTGATCACCATTGATCAGGCAGCACTCGGTTCTATCCGCTGGGCCTGTCTTGTGGTAGATGAGGCCCATCGACTCAAGAACAACCAGTCCAAG TTTTTCAGGGTTCTCAATGGTTACAAGATAGATCATAAGTTGCTGCTAACAGGAACCCCATTGCAGAATAATCTGGAGGAGCTCTTCCATCTCCTGAACTTCCTCACCCCAGAGAGATTTAA CAACttggagggcttcctggaggagtttgctgaCATATCCAAAGAGGACCAGATCAAGAAACTGCATGATTTGCTGGGGCCACATATGCTACGGAGGCTCAAGGCAGATGTCTTTAAGAACATGCCAGCCAAGACAGAGCTCATCGTTCGGGTGGAGCTAAGCCCCATGCAGAA GAAATACTACAAGTACATCCTGACTCGAAATTTTGAGGCCTTGAATTCACGAGGTGGTGGGAACCAGGTGTCGCTGCTTAATATCATGATGGATCTTAAGAAGTGCTGCAACCATCCATACCTTTTTCCCGTGGCTGCTATG GAGTCCCCCAAACTCCCCAGTGGGGCTTATGAGGGTGGGGCACTTATTAAGTCATCTGGGAAGCTCATGCTGCTCCAGAAGATGCTGCGAAAGCTGAAGGAGCAAGGACACCGAGTACTCATCTTCTCGCAG ATGACCAAAATGTTAGACTTGCTTGAGGACTTCTTAGACTACGAAGGCTACAAGTATGAACGCATCGATGGTGGCATCACTGGTGCCCTGAGGCAGGAGGCCATCGATCGGTTTAATG CTCCTGGAGCCCAACAATTCTGCTTCCTCCTGTCCACCCGAGCTGGGGGCCTGGGCATCAATCTGGCCACTGCTGACACTGTCATCATCTTTGATTCTGACTGGAACCCCCATAATGACATCCAG GCCTTTAGCCGGGCTCATCGGATTGGCCAGGCCAACAAAGTGATGATTTACCGGTTTGTGACTCGTGCGTCAGTGGAAGAGCGAATCACACAAGTGGCCAAAAGAAAGATGATGCTGACACACCTGGTTGTGCGGCCTGGGCTGGGCTCCAAGGCAGGCTCCATGTCTAAGCAGGAGCTTGACGACATTCTCAAATTTGGCACTGAAGAGCTGTTCAAGGATGAAAACGAGG GGGAGAACAAGGAGGAAGACAGCAGTGTGATTCATTATGACAATGAGGCCATCGCTCGGCTGTTGGACCGGAACCAGGATGCAACTGAGGACACTGACGTGCAGAACATGAATGAGTATCTCAGCTCCTTCAAAGTGGCACAGTACGTCGTGCGAGAAGAAGACAAG ATTGAGGAAATTGAGCGAGAGATCATCAAGCAGGAGGAGAATGTGGACCCTGACTACTGGGAGAAGCTGCTGAGGCATCACTATGAGCAACAGCAGGAAGACTTAGCCCGGAATCTAGGCAAGGGCAAGCGGGTTCGCAAGCAAGTTAACTACAATGATGCTGCTCAGGAAGACCAAG ACAACCAGTCGGAGTACTCGGTGGGTtcagaggaggaggatgaagacTTCGATGAACGTCCTGAAG GGCGTAGACAGTCAAAGAGGCAGCTCCGGAATGAGAAAGATAAGCCACTGCCTCCACTGCTGGCCCGAGTCGGGGGCAACATTGAG GTGCTGGGCTTCAATACCCGTCAGCGGAAGGCTTTCCTCAATGCCGTGATGCGCTGGGGGATGCCACCACAGGATGCCTTCACCACGCAGTGGCTGGTGCGGGACCTGAGGGGCAAGACTGAGAAGGAGTTTAA GGCCTATGTATCTTTATTCATGCGCCATCTGTGTGAGCCTGGGGCAGACGGCTCTGAAACCTTTGCCGATGGGGTCCCTCGGGAGGGACTGAGTCGCCAGCAGGTGTTGACCCGCATTGGAGTCATGTCTCTCGTCAAGAAGAAG GTGCAGGAGTTTGAGCACATCAATGGGCGTTGGTCAATGCCAGAACTGATGCCCGACCCCAGCGCTGACTCTAAGCGCTCCTCCAGAGCCTCCTCTCCTACCAAAACGTCTCCCACCACTCCTGAGGCTTCTGCTACCAACAGTCCCTGCACCTCTAAACCTG CTACTCCAGCTCCAAGTGAGAAAGGAGAAGGCATAAGGACTCCTCTTGAGAAGGAGGAAGCTGAAAACCAGGAGGAGAAGCCAGAGAAGAACAGCAGAATTGGGGAGAAGATGGACACAGAG GTTGatgcccccagcccagccccatcaCTCGGGGAGCGGCTGGAGCCAAGGAAGATTCCTCTAGAGGATGAGGTGCCAGGGGTACCTGGAGAGATGGAGCTTGAACCTGGGTACCGTGGGGACAGAGAGAAGTCAG CCACAGAGTCGACGCCAGGAGAAAGGGGGGAGGAGAAGCCGATGGatggacaggaacacagggagagGCCGGAGGGGGAAGCAGGGGATTTGGGCAAGAGAG CAGAAGATGTAAAAGGTGACCAGGAGCTTCGACCAGGGCCTCGAGATGAGCCACGGTCCAATGGGCGAcgagaggaaaagacagagaagCCCCGGTTCATGTTCAATATCGCAGATGGTGGCTTCACAG AGCTTCACACACTGTGGCAGAATGAGGAACGGGCAGCTATTTCCTCAGGCAAACTCAATGAGATCTGGCACAGAAGACACGACTACTGGCTTCTGGCTGGGATTGTCCT CCATGGCTATGCCCGGTGGCAGGACATCCAGAATGATGCTCAATTTGCCATTATCAACGAGCCATTTAAAACTGAAGCCAATAAGGGGAACTTTCTGGAGATGAAAAATAAGTTCCTGGCCCGGAGGTTCAAG CTCCTGGAGCAGGCGCTGGTGATTGAGGAGCAGCTGCGGCGGGCGGCCTACCTGAACCTGTCGCAGGAGCCGGCGCACCCCGCCATGGCCCTCCACGCCCGCTTCGCCGAGGCCGAGTGCCTGGCCGAGAGCCACCAGCACCTCTCCAAGGAGTCGCTGGCGGGGAACAAGCCGGCCAACGCCGTCCTGCACAAGGGTAAGGGCCGCGGCGGCCCCGCGCGGGGGAGGGCCCACAACGCTGC TTCTGAACCAGCTGGAGGAGTTGCTGAGCGACATGAAGGCGGACGTGACCCGCCTGCCAGCCACGCTATCCCGAATACCCCCCATCGCAGCCCGCCTTCAGATGTCCGAGCGCAGCATCCTCAGCCGGCTGGCCAGCAAGGGCACGGAGCCTCACCCCACACCG GCCTTCCCCCCGGGTCCCTACGCTACACCTCCGGGGTACGGGGCGGCCTTCAGCGCCGCACCCGTAGGGGCCCTGGCCGCCGCAGGCGCCAATTACAGCCAGATGCCTGCAGGGTCCTTCATCACAG CCGCCACCAACGGCCCTCCAGTGCTggtgaagaaggagaaggaaatggTGGGGGCGTTGGTGTCAGACGGGCTGGATCGGAAGGAGCCCCGAGCCGGGGAGGTGATCTGTATAGACGACTGACTGGATCCCAGGCCTGCCCTTCACCCAGGCCCCGTCCCCGAGGCCGACCCCCAGCTCAAGCGCTGGGGCCTGCTGCCAGCCCTCCACCTTCCCCACCCCTTGGGCCATCACTGGGCTAG